A genomic region of Trueperaceae bacterium contains the following coding sequences:
- a CDS encoding LysM peptidoglycan-binding domain-containing protein, whose translation MRNQSTRPAARRRRASFVVLAAVMPLTLLLACGPSKLEKELTEQNATLSGRVTSLQGELSQATSAKEAVEASLAEALDTLARAEADRDTAAANVTDLQDRVTGLEARLGEAQGRVDAALAQVASVNAQLGQANAERDQAGADLAAANAERDAVNAQLNEAIAGRAQATAQLEEARAQSEAAQARLEALESGQGAAAGDAAGAVAAAPVAFLQAARDEASAAMAEVADLRAALDHERGDLADLRVLSDAADREIAELRVARDDLTRQLTAVMEERDAIVVELEGARTAASEARAAAEAASTASAAGASGVGASGEGDASAEEARMSLDIVMQQRDEVVTALTATQADLAAAVSERDEVATALSATQANLAASVAERDEVATALSAAQADLAATVSERDGLAAQAAELASERDGLAAERDEAASQRDQLAAQRDGLVAERDEAVEELGRLRATVDASQALRSDLQQRLGATSLDLDSARARAADLTRELESLSDERTQLEQVSEERQAELARIRSELQEAQQQVATLTGARGIYTVQPLDSLSSIATFFYRQGSQWPRVLEANAHLIDDPNLIFPGMVLIVPQL comes from the coding sequence ATGCGCAACCAGAGCACCCGGCCAGCGGCTCGCCGGAGGCGGGCCTCGTTCGTAGTCCTCGCGGCGGTCATGCCGCTCACGCTCCTGCTCGCCTGCGGCCCGAGCAAGCTGGAGAAGGAGCTCACCGAGCAGAACGCGACCTTGTCCGGCCGCGTCACGAGTCTCCAGGGCGAGCTGAGCCAGGCGACGAGCGCGAAGGAGGCCGTCGAGGCGAGCCTCGCGGAGGCGCTCGACACGCTCGCGCGCGCCGAGGCCGACCGCGACACGGCGGCCGCGAACGTGACCGACCTCCAGGACCGGGTTACCGGCCTCGAGGCGAGGTTGGGCGAGGCCCAGGGTCGGGTCGACGCCGCCCTGGCCCAGGTGGCCTCGGTCAACGCCCAGCTTGGTCAGGCCAACGCCGAGAGGGACCAGGCCGGGGCCGACCTCGCCGCGGCCAACGCCGAGCGTGACGCCGTCAATGCCCAGTTGAACGAGGCCATCGCGGGGCGCGCCCAGGCGACGGCCCAGTTGGAGGAGGCTCGAGCCCAGTCCGAGGCGGCTCAGGCGCGGCTCGAAGCGCTCGAGTCCGGCCAGGGCGCGGCCGCGGGCGACGCGGCCGGGGCGGTGGCCGCGGCGCCAGTGGCTTTCCTACAGGCTGCTCGCGATGAGGCCTCGGCCGCGATGGCGGAGGTCGCCGACCTACGTGCCGCGCTCGACCACGAACGGGGCGACCTTGCCGACCTGCGCGTCCTGAGCGACGCGGCCGATCGCGAGATCGCCGAACTGCGGGTCGCCAGGGACGACCTAACGCGCCAGCTCACGGCGGTCATGGAAGAACGCGATGCGATCGTGGTCGAGCTCGAAGGCGCTCGCACCGCGGCGTCCGAGGCGAGGGCGGCGGCCGAGGCGGCGAGCACCGCCTCTGCAGCGGGTGCCTCTGGAGTGGGTGCCTCAGGGGAGGGGGACGCTTCCGCCGAGGAGGCGAGGATGAGCCTGGACATCGTCATGCAGCAGCGTGACGAGGTCGTGACCGCCCTCACCGCGACGCAGGCGGACCTCGCTGCGGCCGTGAGCGAGCGCGACGAGGTCGCGACGGCCCTGAGTGCGACGCAGGCGAACCTCGCCGCCTCAGTCGCCGAGCGTGACGAGGTCGCTACCGCCCTCAGCGCTGCACAGGCCGATCTTGCCGCCACCGTGAGCGAACGCGACGGGCTCGCCGCCCAGGCAGCCGAGCTCGCTTCCGAGCGTGATGGGCTCGCGGCCGAGCGCGACGAGGCCGCCAGTCAGCGCGATCAGCTCGCTGCCCAGCGCGACGGGCTGGTGGCCGAGCGCGACGAGGCCGTCGAGGAGCTGGGGCGCCTGCGCGCCACGGTGGACGCGTCGCAAGCGCTGCGCTCCGATCTTCAGCAGCGCCTGGGAGCGACCTCGCTGGACCTCGACAGCGCCAGGGCGCGCGCCGCCGACCTCACGCGCGAGCTCGAGTCGCTGTCAGACGAGAGGACCCAGCTCGAGCAGGTGAGCGAGGAGCGCCAGGCGGAGCTCGCGCGGATCCGCTCCGAGCTTCAGGAGGCCCAGCAGCAGGTGGCCACGCTGACGGGCGCGCGCGGCATCTACACCGTGCAGCCGCTCGACTCGCTCTCGTCGATCGCCACGTTCTTCTACCGCCAGGGCTCGCAGTGGCCGCGCGTGCTGGAGGCGAACGCCCACCTCATCGACGACCCCAACCTGATCTTCCCGGGGATGGTGCTCATCGTTCCGCAGCTGTAG
- a CDS encoding macro domain-containing protein codes for MRAGGSTNLFGGWAEGLSQVMACAEPGVVGRVVLLSDGQANCGVTDRGLIAQDVTRAASHGVTTTTMGLGVHYDEDLLRGMADAGRGNYVFLANETDMARAFEVEVAGLSSLRGRDVRLAAEPRTAALLAHADAAAARTAGLGTDDRGIALSDLLAGMPGDYLVSLELEPGHADLRLKLYWDDVVTGAPDEESYPIDLPWFSPAAWEAASTDERVAQARVLVELAGVKRKLAQAAASEDEQAARQWLGRLDALICTLPAGEERSREEAEFGQMEGYVRQRAFSPAARYSDVKSRDRYHGSNDRKRSAMVAAERVLTERKRALGERGRNVIWEFGEEETRERERRELEARIAQALATPVVLYEAASPAGRVQVVKGDITKQAVDAVVNSSNRALMGAAGVDGALARAGGPRHVAAMRAIGGVDFGQAVFTPAFGIPATYVIHTAAQPWRGGVREREVLRQRHEAAFALAAQLGARSVAVPAIGTGRCAFPPEIAAPIAAGVAKSWLQRGTFDLIRFVVFDDVTGKAFAEAVESW; via the coding sequence GTGCGGGCCGGCGGCAGCACCAACCTCTTCGGCGGCTGGGCCGAGGGCCTCTCGCAGGTGATGGCTTGCGCAGAGCCGGGCGTCGTCGGCCGGGTCGTGCTCCTGAGCGACGGCCAAGCGAACTGCGGGGTCACCGACCGCGGTCTTATCGCGCAGGACGTCACTCGAGCGGCCTCACACGGGGTTACCACGACGACGATGGGGCTCGGTGTCCACTACGACGAGGACCTCCTGCGCGGTATGGCCGACGCCGGCAGGGGCAACTACGTCTTCCTCGCCAACGAGACCGACATGGCGCGCGCGTTCGAGGTGGAGGTGGCCGGCTTGAGCTCGTTGCGTGGCCGCGACGTCCGGCTCGCCGCCGAGCCCCGGACTGCTGCCCTCTTGGCCCATGCCGACGCGGCCGCGGCCCGGACCGCCGGTTTGGGGACGGATGACAGGGGCATCGCCCTCTCCGACCTGCTCGCCGGCATGCCGGGCGACTACCTCGTGAGCCTCGAGCTCGAGCCCGGTCACGCGGATCTGAGGCTGAAGCTGTACTGGGACGACGTCGTGACCGGCGCGCCCGACGAGGAGAGCTACCCGATCGACCTCCCGTGGTTCTCGCCCGCTGCCTGGGAGGCCGCGTCTACGGACGAACGCGTCGCCCAGGCTAGGGTGCTGGTAGAGCTGGCCGGCGTCAAGCGCAAACTGGCGCAAGCCGCGGCGAGTGAGGACGAGCAGGCGGCGAGGCAGTGGCTCGGCCGGCTCGACGCGCTGATCTGCACGTTGCCGGCAGGCGAGGAGCGTTCCCGCGAGGAGGCGGAGTTCGGGCAGATGGAGGGGTACGTCCGGCAACGCGCCTTCAGCCCCGCGGCGCGCTACTCGGACGTGAAGTCACGCGACCGTTACCACGGCTCGAACGACAGGAAGCGGTCGGCCATGGTGGCCGCGGAACGCGTCCTGACCGAGCGGAAGAGGGCCCTCGGCGAGCGAGGAAGGAACGTCATCTGGGAGTTCGGGGAGGAGGAGACGCGAGAGCGGGAGCGGCGAGAACTGGAGGCGCGGATCGCGCAGGCCCTTGCTACCCCCGTCGTCCTCTACGAGGCCGCCTCGCCGGCGGGCCGCGTCCAGGTCGTGAAGGGCGACATCACGAAGCAAGCGGTGGACGCCGTCGTCAACTCCTCGAACCGCGCCCTGATGGGTGCCGCCGGTGTCGACGGCGCGCTCGCCCGTGCGGGCGGTCCGCGGCACGTGGCGGCCATGCGCGCGATCGGGGGCGTCGACTTCGGGCAGGCGGTCTTCACACCCGCCTTCGGCATCCCCGCGACCTACGTCATCCACACGGCGGCGCAGCCGTGGCGTGGGGGCGTCCGTGAGCGTGAGGTCCTGCGCCAGCGCCACGAGGCCGCGTTCGCCCTAGCCGCCCAGCTGGGTGCGAGGTCCGTGGCGGTGCCGGCGATCGGCACCGGCCGATGCGCGTTCCCGCCAGAGATCGCCGCGCCGATCGCGGCGGGGGTCGCCAAGAGCTGGCTCCAGCGGGGCACGTTCGACCTGATCAGGTTCGTGGTGTTCGACGACGTCACAGGGAAGGCGTTCGCGGAGGCCGTCGAGAGCTGGTAA
- a CDS encoding alcohol dehydrogenase catalytic domain-containing protein has translation MSSAGSMRAAVFRGVRDIAVTEVARPTAEPGKVLVKVTRTGICTFERRIYSGAQKHVPMPSIAGHEVAATVEAAPADTGFEPGDRVALDLVYRCGHCYYCVRGQDNQCVRLYSEGLKWDGLNVIGGGFGEYISVDPAKVFKVDPTVPHHIIALSEPLGCVIHSFSKTTVGLGDTVAVIGAGTMGSLHVVLAKLYGCKVLVSDPDEERLAFVRDRLGADVTVNPTKDDPIAAARALSAGRGTNAVFVTAGVGAAAEQAIEMAGKYSTVVLYASTHPAAKIQVDWNRIHYNEIRIDGTESRTRNDVRTAAELLPQLQGRLEHLVSRQIALEELPDELEHGVPTGATQRVIVNLEA, from the coding sequence ATGAGTAGCGCAGGTTCGATGCGCGCCGCCGTGTTCCGCGGGGTGCGCGACATCGCAGTGACGGAAGTGGCGCGGCCCACCGCGGAACCGGGCAAGGTCCTCGTGAAGGTGACGCGCACCGGGATCTGCACGTTCGAGCGGCGCATCTACAGCGGCGCCCAGAAGCACGTCCCCATGCCGTCTATCGCTGGGCACGAGGTCGCCGCGACCGTCGAGGCCGCGCCGGCGGACACGGGCTTCGAGCCGGGCGACCGCGTCGCCCTCGACCTGGTCTACCGCTGCGGCCATTGCTACTACTGCGTGCGCGGCCAGGACAACCAGTGCGTTCGGCTCTACAGCGAGGGCCTCAAGTGGGACGGCCTCAACGTCATCGGCGGCGGCTTCGGCGAGTACATCTCCGTCGACCCCGCCAAGGTCTTCAAGGTCGACCCCACCGTCCCGCACCACATCATCGCGCTCTCGGAGCCCCTCGGCTGCGTGATCCACAGCTTCAGCAAGACGACCGTCGGCCTCGGCGACACGGTAGCGGTGATCGGCGCCGGCACGATGGGCTCGCTCCACGTGGTCCTGGCCAAGCTCTACGGCTGCAAGGTGCTGGTCAGCGACCCCGACGAGGAGCGCCTCGCGTTCGTGCGCGACCGCCTCGGAGCGGACGTCACCGTGAACCCGACCAAGGACGACCCCATCGCCGCCGCTAGGGCGCTGTCCGCCGGGCGCGGCACCAACGCCGTCTTCGTGACCGCCGGTGTGGGCGCAGCCGCCGAGCAGGCCATCGAGATGGCGGGCAAGTACTCCACCGTGGTCCTGTACGCGTCCACCCACCCGGCCGCCAAGATCCAGGTCGACTGGAACCGCATCCACTACAACGAGATCCGCATCGACGGCACGGAATCGCGCACCAGGAACGACGTCCGCACGGCCGCCGAGCTCCTGCCCCAGCTCCAAGGGCGGCTCGAGCACCTCGTCTCGCGCCAGATCGCCCTGGAGGAGCTACCGGACGAGCTCGAGCACGGGGTGCCGACGGGCGCCACGCAGCGCGTCATCGTGAACTTGGAGGCGTGA
- a CDS encoding MurR/RpiR family transcriptional regulator, with translation MTSERPSRHCLQRLRQHFSRLSPAQQVVAEYILKNPNDAMQASIHEIAARCRTSVGTVVRLAKDIGFEGVREMKLALALEVGTLIPNLTARQGSSRGNAAELLENTVLGLNETAAALDIPELQRVARLIAEAGHVDVYGASTSYLVGMDLVEKLKRLGIYASVYENSYMQAISATGLGPGDVAIGVSYSGETQSVVECVAMAREQGATTVALTNFTDSSIVDVSDVVLSTAVSRHLIPDGSLGGRIAQLYVVDALFIELIASDSERFDAAFHRYNQILLQKVGKSRDRLGLGLKHPGLGRGRSGDGPSAPPPTRSSAKTLTVAASTKKTAKNAKNTGKKSGAKTPRKESSHE, from the coding sequence ATGACAAGCGAGCGGCCTTCGCGCCACTGTCTGCAACGGCTACGTCAGCACTTCTCGCGGCTGTCTCCAGCCCAGCAGGTCGTCGCGGAGTACATCCTGAAGAACCCGAACGACGCCATGCAGGCCTCCATCCACGAGATCGCGGCGCGCTGCCGGACGAGCGTCGGCACCGTCGTGCGCCTCGCGAAGGACATCGGGTTCGAGGGCGTGAGGGAGATGAAGCTCGCCCTCGCGCTCGAGGTCGGCACCCTCATCCCCAACCTCACCGCGCGCCAGGGGTCCAGCCGCGGGAACGCGGCGGAACTCCTCGAGAACACGGTCCTCGGCCTGAACGAGACCGCCGCAGCCCTCGACATACCGGAGCTGCAGCGGGTGGCGCGCCTGATCGCCGAGGCAGGCCACGTCGACGTCTACGGGGCCAGCACCTCCTACCTCGTCGGGATGGACCTCGTCGAGAAGCTCAAGCGCCTCGGCATCTACGCCTCCGTGTACGAGAACAGCTACATGCAGGCGATCTCGGCCACGGGCCTCGGTCCGGGCGACGTCGCCATCGGCGTCTCCTACTCCGGCGAGACGCAGAGCGTGGTGGAGTGCGTGGCCATGGCCCGCGAGCAAGGCGCTACCACCGTCGCCCTCACGAACTTCACCGACTCGAGCATCGTGGACGTGTCCGACGTCGTCCTCTCGACCGCCGTGTCGCGCCACCTGATACCCGACGGCAGCCTGGGTGGCCGGATAGCGCAGCTCTACGTCGTGGACGCCCTGTTCATCGAGCTTATCGCCTCTGATTCCGAGCGCTTCGATGCGGCCTTCCACCGCTACAACCAGATCCTCCTGCAGAAGGTGGGCAAGTCCCGCGACCGCCTCGGCCTGGGCCTCAAGCACCCGGGCCTCGGCAGGGGCCGGTCAGGTGACGGCCCCTCGGCCCCGCCCCCCACCAGGTCCTCGGCCAAGACCCTGACCGTGGCGGCCAGCACCAAGAAGACGGCCAAGAACGCCAAGAACACCGGGAAGAAGAGCGGGGCCAAGACCCCGCGTAAGGAGAGCAGCCATGAGTAG
- a CDS encoding type II toxin-antitoxin system VapC family toxin, which translates to MILLDTHAWLWWLSDPGRLSRAAAERIELARRDGRIVVSAISVWEAALLVKKGRLELTVDMTTLVRGCLALSFLRFEAIDPAIALGAVELSPFHPDPADRMIVATALRLGVPLVTKDARIRASGSVEAIW; encoded by the coding sequence GTGATCTTGCTCGACACGCACGCTTGGCTCTGGTGGCTGAGCGATCCTGGTCGGCTCAGCCGAGCCGCGGCGGAGCGGATCGAGCTTGCCAGACGTGATGGCCGCATCGTCGTGTCCGCCATCAGCGTGTGGGAAGCGGCGCTGCTGGTCAAGAAAGGCCGGCTGGAACTCACGGTCGACATGACCACGCTCGTTCGCGGCTGCCTTGCGCTCTCCTTCTTGCGCTTCGAGGCCATCGACCCGGCGATCGCCTTGGGCGCCGTCGAACTGTCGCCCTTCCATCCGGATCCCGCTGACCGGATGATCGTCGCGACGGCTCTTCGGCTGGGCGTGCCGCTCGTCACCAAGGATGCGCGCATCCGAGCGAGCGGGTCGGTAGAAGCTATCTGGTAA
- a CDS encoding type II toxin-antitoxin system Phd/YefM family antitoxin yields the protein MRTVSKSELKPKVLEYLREVEATGEPLLVTDRGRPVIRIEPYGDDDDALRLLRGVVLRYDGPTEPVGEDDWEALR from the coding sequence ATGCGCACAGTCTCGAAGTCGGAGCTGAAGCCGAAGGTTCTCGAGTACCTTCGCGAAGTCGAGGCGACGGGAGAGCCCCTCTTGGTGACGGACCGGGGTCGCCCGGTGATCAGGATCGAGCCCTACGGCGATGATGACGACGCGCTTCGGCTTCTCCGGGGAGTCGTACTCCGGTACGACGGCCCGACGGAGCCGGTGGGAGAGGATGACTGGGAAGCGCTTCGGTGA
- a CDS encoding FGGY-family carbohydrate kinase → MSRPERPRPTGGPGDLVLGVDLGTTGFKAGAFDAEGRLVAAGKVEYALERPRAAWAEQPAERWWEAFELVLSQLRENVDTRLIRAIAVAGQSPTVVPVGPDGAALRPAITWADRRAVAQAARMAETLGAGFVNIEFESLPRVLWIRDNEPDVFRRTAAFLQSYEYLAFRLTGTAVTIEPLDGLPNWTDDRLERLGLERTRFPARTVGTGRVIGTVRPAVAEALGLHPEAQVVSGTVDAFAHWIGVNLSRQGQLSNIGGTSEGVAFASEAPLTDPRHRVFRMRSPFGAGWVIGGAMSNSGGLLDWVVAKLGGPRADHDSVLAAIARVRPGSEGLIALPYFRGERTPIYDADARGCFFGVSAEHGPEHLGRALLEGVAFGLRQVVGVLSDIGGDVERVVISGGTARAAAWNRIKADVLGKPVHVPSVTDSGVLGAAILARAAVSDEPLSQVAQRMVHDREVIEPDAKNTAVYDQTYPLFLELYERLKEPYRRLAELNPSA, encoded by the coding sequence ATGAGCCGGCCCGAACGCCCACGCCCCACGGGTGGACCCGGCGACCTCGTCCTGGGCGTCGACCTCGGCACCACGGGCTTCAAGGCCGGGGCGTTCGACGCGGAAGGGCGCCTCGTCGCGGCGGGCAAGGTGGAGTACGCGCTCGAGCGGCCGCGCGCCGCGTGGGCGGAGCAGCCGGCCGAGCGCTGGTGGGAGGCCTTCGAGCTGGTGCTGAGCCAGCTCCGCGAGAACGTCGACACGCGCCTCATCCGCGCCATCGCCGTGGCGGGCCAGTCGCCGACCGTGGTGCCGGTCGGCCCGGACGGCGCCGCGCTCAGGCCTGCCATCACGTGGGCCGACCGACGCGCGGTCGCGCAGGCCGCCCGGATGGCGGAGACGCTGGGGGCCGGCTTCGTGAACATCGAGTTCGAGTCCTTGCCACGCGTGCTGTGGATCAGGGACAACGAGCCGGACGTGTTCAGGCGCACCGCGGCCTTCCTGCAGTCTTACGAGTACCTCGCCTTCCGACTGACGGGCACGGCCGTGACCATCGAGCCGCTCGACGGTCTGCCGAACTGGACCGACGACCGCTTGGAGCGCCTGGGCCTGGAACGGACCCGCTTCCCCGCTCGCACGGTGGGCACCGGCCGCGTCATCGGCACGGTGCGCCCCGCCGTGGCCGAGGCCCTCGGCTTGCACCCTGAGGCACAAGTGGTGAGCGGCACCGTCGACGCGTTCGCGCACTGGATCGGCGTGAACTTGAGCCGCCAAGGCCAGCTCTCCAACATCGGCGGCACCTCGGAGGGCGTGGCTTTCGCCTCCGAGGCGCCCCTAACCGACCCGAGGCACCGGGTCTTCCGCATGCGCAGCCCCTTCGGCGCCGGCTGGGTGATAGGCGGCGCCATGTCGAACAGCGGCGGCCTCCTCGACTGGGTGGTCGCCAAGCTGGGCGGTCCGCGCGCCGACCACGACTCCGTGCTCGCCGCCATCGCCCGCGTGAGGCCGGGCAGCGAGGGCCTGATCGCCCTCCCCTACTTCCGCGGCGAGCGGACCCCCATCTACGACGCCGACGCCCGCGGCTGCTTCTTCGGCGTGAGCGCCGAGCACGGCCCCGAGCACCTCGGCCGGGCGCTCCTCGAGGGCGTGGCCTTCGGCCTGCGTCAGGTCGTCGGCGTCCTCTCGGATATCGGCGGCGACGTCGAACGCGTGGTGATCAGCGGGGGGACGGCTCGCGCCGCCGCGTGGAACCGGATCAAGGCCGACGTCCTCGGGAAGCCCGTCCACGTACCCTCGGTCACCGACTCAGGCGTGCTCGGCGCCGCGATCCTCGCGCGCGCCGCCGTAAGCGACGAGCCGCTGAGCCAGGTGGCTCAGCGCATGGTCCACGATCGGGAGGTGATAGAACCGGACGCGAAGAACACGGCGGTCTACGACCAGACGTACCCACTCTTCCTCGAGCTCTACGAGCGCCTGAAGGAGCCGTACCGCCGCCTAGCCGAGCTGAACCCATCAGCGTAG
- a CDS encoding DUF488 domain-containing protein, whose translation MPAETIFTVGHSTHPIEVFIGMLTAHGVERLVDVRTVPRSRHNPQFGQDELPASLAAAGISYRWAKELGGLRHAHKDSVNLGWRNASFRGYADYMQTPEFAQAVEALVKEGEGDDLAIMCAEAVPWRCHRSLIGDALLVRGVRVLDIMSADKSTPHSLTKFAVVEGSRVTYPAPAGSQATGQS comes from the coding sequence ATGCCCGCCGAAACGATCTTCACCGTCGGCCACTCCACGCACCCGATCGAGGTGTTCATCGGCATGCTCACCGCCCACGGCGTCGAGCGGCTCGTGGACGTGCGCACGGTGCCGAGGTCGCGCCACAACCCGCAGTTCGGCCAGGACGAGTTGCCGGCCAGCCTCGCGGCCGCCGGCATCTCGTACCGGTGGGCGAAGGAGCTGGGCGGGCTGCGCCACGCCCACAAGGACAGCGTCAACCTGGGTTGGCGGAACGCGTCCTTCCGCGGCTACGCCGACTACATGCAGACGCCGGAGTTCGCCCAGGCGGTGGAGGCGCTGGTGAAGGAAGGCGAGGGCGACGACCTCGCCATCATGTGCGCCGAGGCCGTGCCGTGGCGGTGCCACCGCTCGCTCATCGGCGACGCGCTGCTCGTGCGCGGGGTGCGCGTGCTCGACATCATGTCCGCTGACAAGTCCACGCCACACTCATTGACGAAGTTCGCGGTCGTGGAGGGGTCGAGGGTCACGTACCCGGCTCCAGCAGGCTCGCAAGCCACCGGCCAATCCTGA
- a CDS encoding DMT family transporter, translating to MLRATTQALARRSATFAGELWALAAVVGYTGSNLFGRAGVALGNPVAGPLLRDLPSFLLGLALLSRAGRYRQLVPGRSAFQGAKLVPFALSGAISVIGTFAFFFSLSIGGVNIAVPVLQTQLLWGALFGWLLLGERVLPRGVLGIAVTFAGLCVLAVGQSRGTPVSDAWFTALLLALVPAVAWGLSGVIWRRGQMQGVERATGMTVHYGTSVSLSLGFLVAAGQLGVYQAIGWESLASLVMSGICGGVIAAFAMFTAIKLLPAATVFVLNGLTPLLTALGGAWFLGEYVNLLMWAGIALTSLGVVVFQATKPVRIGAQDGAPGVPARGAPGAAAAPAPDPRPGRRRP from the coding sequence ATGCTCAGAGCGACCACCCAGGCCCTCGCCAGACGCTCCGCCACGTTCGCGGGGGAGCTGTGGGCGCTTGCGGCGGTAGTCGGCTACACCGGCTCGAACCTGTTCGGCCGCGCGGGCGTCGCCTTGGGCAACCCCGTCGCCGGCCCCCTGCTACGCGACCTCCCGAGCTTCCTGCTCGGGCTGGCGCTGCTGAGCCGCGCGGGACGCTACCGCCAGCTCGTACCAGGTCGGAGCGCCTTCCAAGGCGCCAAGCTGGTCCCCTTCGCCCTCAGCGGCGCCATCTCGGTCATCGGCACCTTCGCGTTCTTCTTCTCGCTGAGTATCGGCGGCGTGAACATCGCCGTGCCCGTCCTCCAGACCCAGCTCCTCTGGGGCGCCCTCTTCGGCTGGCTCCTCCTCGGCGAACGCGTCCTGCCCCGGGGCGTCCTCGGCATCGCCGTGACGTTCGCCGGCCTATGCGTGCTCGCCGTCGGGCAGAGCAGGGGTACCCCCGTGTCCGACGCCTGGTTCACGGCCCTGCTCTTGGCGCTGGTGCCGGCGGTGGCCTGGGGCCTCTCCGGCGTCATCTGGCGCCGCGGCCAGATGCAAGGCGTCGAGCGCGCCACCGGCATGACCGTGCACTACGGCACGTCAGTCAGCCTCAGCCTGGGCTTCCTCGTCGCGGCCGGCCAGCTTGGCGTGTATCAGGCTATCGGCTGGGAGAGCCTCGCCTCGCTCGTCATGAGCGGCATCTGCGGTGGCGTGATCGCCGCGTTCGCCATGTTCACGGCCATCAAGCTCCTGCCGGCCGCCACCGTCTTCGTCCTGAACGGCCTCACTCCCCTCCTCACAGCGCTGGGCGGAGCCTGGTTCCTGGGGGAGTACGTCAACCTGCTCATGTGGGCCGGCATCGCGCTAACGAGCCTCGGCGTCGTGGTGTTCCAGGCCACCAAGCCCGTCAGGATCGGCGCGCAGGACGGCGCACCAGGCGTGCCGGCGCGCGGCGCCCCCGGCGCGGCGGCCGCGCCGGCACCCGACCCACGCCCCGGGAGGCGGCGTCCATGA
- a CDS encoding siderophore-interacting protein produces the protein MTTRQPRTWSGPNRTGQTQVNFIENVGRRVVRVSRVEQITPRYRRVFLAGPDLDAGFPYVRLAPTDHVKVLFPQPSGEVVMPQRTKEGWVSPEGAAEPVFRDYTVRGWLPETGELVIDFVVHGRGVGSAWAAAAKPGDQLGVMGPRGNIVFPENYSFYLMAGDESALPAMGRFAEELPETASARVVVEVADAAERQKLTDRPDVEVTWVLRDHAGAGGLERAVRQVLPPDGDDWFVFAAGEAGALRPIRDYFRRELGLSKERVVVDGYWKRGIANLDHHAIDLDAD, from the coding sequence GTGACCACGCGCCAACCCCGGACCTGGTCCGGTCCGAACCGCACCGGGCAGACGCAGGTGAACTTCATCGAGAACGTCGGCCGGCGTGTCGTGAGAGTGAGCCGCGTAGAGCAGATCACCCCGCGCTACCGGCGCGTCTTCCTGGCCGGCCCCGACCTGGACGCCGGCTTCCCGTACGTGCGCCTCGCCCCGACGGACCACGTGAAGGTCCTCTTCCCGCAGCCGTCCGGCGAGGTCGTCATGCCGCAGCGGACGAAGGAGGGCTGGGTGAGCCCGGAAGGCGCGGCCGAGCCCGTCTTCCGCGACTACACGGTGAGGGGCTGGCTGCCGGAGACGGGGGAGCTGGTCATCGACTTCGTCGTGCACGGTCGCGGGGTCGGTTCCGCCTGGGCGGCGGCGGCCAAGCCGGGCGACCAGCTCGGCGTCATGGGCCCCCGCGGCAACATCGTCTTCCCGGAGAACTACTCCTTCTACCTGATGGCCGGCGACGAGTCGGCGCTGCCGGCCATGGGCCGGTTCGCCGAGGAGCTGCCGGAGACGGCCTCCGCGCGGGTAGTGGTGGAGGTGGCCGACGCCGCGGAGCGCCAGAAGCTCACGGACCGCCCCGACGTCGAGGTCACGTGGGTGCTGCGAGATCACGCCGGGGCTGGTGGCCTCGAGCGCGCCGTCCGCCAAGTGCTCCCGCCCGACGGCGACGACTGGTTCGTCTTCGCCGCCGGCGAGGCTGGGGCCCTCCGGCCGATCCGCGACTACTTCCGCCGCGAGCTCGGGCTGTCTAAAGAGCGGGTCGTGGTCGACGGTTACTGGAAGCGTGGCATCGCCAACCTCGACCATCACGCGATAGACCTCGACGCGGACTAG